From the genome of Candidatus Paceibacterota bacterium, one region includes:
- a CDS encoding right-handed parallel beta-helix repeat-containing protein, which yields MSSTVFAGERLAWGLSLILVLARAQAADLYVSTQGSDSSPGTAAQPFRTITHAYSRAAAGTVIHVLPGVYTDYRSGWGIHLGKSGTASSPIVLRSTVRGGAIIDGGNAADRNQGLYISGSYNTVEGFEIRNGPHGGIAIYGNNNRIINNEIHHNGNPASSSGNGQDGVYSNEGTSGNFYGANSIHDNGRTGSNLDHGLYLCGRNETVINNLLYRNAATGLQVAGYATVSGMKVYNNVVAWNGTTGIILWLSLNGVDIKNNIIYRNGNYGVGSYDAHGSGVVVDHNLCFNNGGGNYNFTAGGSDYGYTLGASISADPLFVNGTSANFNPRLGSGSPAIGAGVNLSSTFTTDINGAARPGSGAWDLGAYVSTAANTAPTISAISSCVVGAGTCTPAIPFTIGDAETPASNLALSASSDNAALVTAADIVLGGSNSNRTVTVTPKPGQTGSANITVTVSDGTAIGQSVFRMSVQLLPTAPPGLHIVSVKP from the coding sequence GTGAGCAGCACAGTTTTTGCCGGGGAACGCTTGGCATGGGGGCTGAGCCTGATTTTAGTGTTGGCGCGCGCGCAGGCGGCCGATTTATATGTCTCCACCCAAGGCAGCGATTCCAGTCCTGGAACAGCGGCCCAGCCGTTTCGCACGATTACCCATGCCTACAGCCGGGCCGCGGCTGGCACGGTTATCCATGTGCTGCCCGGGGTTTACACCGACTATCGAAGCGGCTGGGGAATTCACCTGGGCAAGAGCGGCACGGCCTCCAGCCCGATCGTGCTCCGGTCGACCGTCCGGGGGGGGGCGATTATTGATGGCGGCAACGCCGCGGACCGCAACCAGGGTTTGTATATCAGCGGCAGCTACAACACCGTGGAGGGCTTTGAAATCCGGAACGGCCCCCACGGCGGCATTGCGATCTACGGCAACAACAACCGCATTATCAACAACGAGATTCACCACAACGGCAACCCCGCCAGTTCCAGCGGCAACGGCCAGGATGGCGTCTATTCCAATGAGGGCACCAGCGGCAATTTCTACGGCGCCAACTCCATCCACGACAACGGCCGGACGGGGAGCAATCTGGATCACGGGCTGTATCTGTGCGGGCGCAACGAGACGGTGATCAACAATCTGCTCTACCGCAACGCGGCCACCGGCTTGCAGGTCGCGGGCTACGCCACGGTGAGCGGCATGAAGGTCTACAACAACGTCGTGGCCTGGAACGGGACCACCGGGATCATTCTCTGGCTGTCGTTGAACGGGGTGGATATCAAGAACAACATCATCTACCGGAACGGCAATTACGGGGTCGGCTCCTACGATGCCCATGGCAGCGGGGTGGTGGTGGACCACAATCTGTGCTTCAACAACGGCGGGGGGAACTACAATTTCACGGCGGGAGGGTCGGACTACGGCTACACGCTGGGGGCGTCCATCTCGGCGGACCCGCTGTTTGTCAACGGGACCTCGGCTAATTTCAATCCGCGCCTCGGGAGCGGATCACCTGCGATCGGGGCCGGGGTGAATCTCTCCTCGACCTTTACCACCGACATCAACGGCGCGGCCCGGCCTGGCAGTGGGGCCTGGGACCTGGGCGCTTATGTCAGCACCGCCGCCAATACCGCGCCGACTATTTCCGCCATTAGCAGCTGCGTGGTTGGGGCGGGCACTTGCACCCCGGCGATCCCTTTTACCATCGGCGACGCCGAAACGCCCGCGTCCAATCTTGCCCTGTCCGCGAGTTCGGACAACGCGGCGTTGGTGACCGCAGCAGACATCGTGCTTGGCGGCAGCAATAGCAACCGTACCGTAACGGTCACGCCCAAGCCCGGGCAGACCGGCTCTGCCAATATCACCGTTACTGTCAGTGACGGAACGGCCATCGGGCAGAGCGTCTTTCGGATGAGCGTTCAACTTCTGCCCACAGCTCCCCCTGGCCTCCACATCGTGTCGGTGAAACCTTAG
- a CDS encoding transcription termination/antitermination NusG family protein → MISSPIAELCPRFPEPAWFCIRSQLKREHIAAAHLRLLPEVDVFNPRLRLLRSTRRGSVWSSESLFPNYLFARFALDSKLEKVRYTPSVKTVVQFGAEVPSIPDAVIQQLQCDLGEMRSKVLVEAPEEGEEVEVGEGAFKGLNGRVTHVLPAKRRVQVLLDFMGRSVAAEVSLGALLFRRRNAANLVLQESETISRLGAHLSFQICSPELLRPSEQNSSPQACAA, encoded by the coding sequence ATGATTTCCTCACCAATTGCGGAGCTTTGCCCGCGTTTCCCGGAGCCGGCCTGGTTCTGTATCCGTTCTCAGTTGAAGCGCGAGCACATTGCCGCGGCCCACTTGCGTCTGCTTCCGGAAGTGGATGTGTTCAATCCACGCCTGCGGTTGCTGCGTTCGACCCGGCGCGGCAGTGTTTGGAGTTCAGAGTCCTTGTTTCCGAACTATTTGTTCGCCCGCTTCGCATTGGACTCGAAGCTGGAAAAGGTCCGCTACACGCCTTCCGTCAAGACGGTGGTGCAATTCGGGGCTGAGGTGCCCTCCATTCCGGACGCGGTCATCCAGCAATTGCAGTGTGACCTGGGTGAAATGAGATCCAAAGTTCTGGTGGAGGCCCCGGAGGAAGGCGAGGAGGTTGAGGTCGGGGAGGGCGCTTTCAAGGGTCTGAACGGGCGAGTCACACACGTGCTGCCAGCAAAGCGGCGGGTGCAAGTTCTGCTTGATTTCATGGGCCGTTCCGTTGCGGCTGAAGTGAGCCTGGGCGCGCTGTTGTTTCGGCGCAGGAACGCCGCGAACCTGGTGCTGCAGGAGAGCGAGACGATCTCGCGATTGGGAGCCCATCTTTCGTTTCAGATTTGCTCACCAGAGCTTCTGAGGCCAAGCGAACAGAACTCGAGCCCCCAAGCCTGTGCGGCCTAG